In a single window of the Acidimicrobiales bacterium genome:
- a CDS encoding cytochrome c biogenesis protein CcdA, producing the protein MVTSPAVLGVHATISADPLGLLVAFGAGMLSFLSPCVLPLVPGYVSMVSGLSVAEIEEGRPQQVVPLLRGVLGFIAGFTVVFTALGAAASSLGRVLLGHQRTLDIVAGALIVLFGVWLAGMGAPTSFLRERRFHPRPSRLGAWAPPILGMAFAFGWTPCVGPVLGGVLGLAATRATLGSGVMLLVAYSLGLGVPFLATGLAFGRLTSLLARVRRRLFVVDLVSGVALVAFGVLLLSNNLHWVSSVASDALRALGLGRLSVS; encoded by the coding sequence ATGGTGACGTCCCCGGCGGTGCTCGGGGTGCACGCCACCATCTCCGCCGACCCGCTGGGCCTGCTGGTGGCGTTCGGCGCCGGCATGCTGTCGTTCCTGTCGCCGTGCGTCCTGCCCCTGGTGCCGGGCTACGTCTCCATGGTGTCGGGGCTGTCGGTGGCGGAGATCGAGGAGGGCCGGCCCCAGCAGGTGGTGCCGCTGCTGCGCGGCGTCCTCGGCTTCATCGCCGGCTTCACCGTCGTCTTCACCGCGCTGGGCGCGGCGGCGTCGAGCCTGGGCCGCGTCCTGCTCGGGCACCAGCGGACGCTCGACATCGTGGCGGGGGCGCTCATCGTCCTCTTCGGCGTGTGGTTGGCGGGGATGGGGGCGCCGACGTCGTTCCTGCGCGAGCGCCGGTTCCACCCGCGTCCGTCGCGCCTCGGCGCGTGGGCGCCGCCCATCCTCGGGATGGCGTTCGCCTTCGGCTGGACGCCCTGTGTCGGGCCCGTCCTCGGCGGCGTGCTCGGCCTGGCCGCCACGCGGGCCACGCTGGGGTCCGGCGTCATGCTGCTGGTGGCGTACTCGCTCGGCCTGGGGGTGCCCTTCCTCGCCACGGGGCTGGCGTTCGGACGGCTCACGTCCCTGCTGGCCCGGGTGCGGCGGCGGCTGTTCGTGGTCGACCTCGTCTCGGGGGTGGCCCTCGTGGCCTTCGGCGTGCTGCTGCTCAGCAACAACCTCCACTGGGTGTCGTCGGTCGCCTCCGACGCGCTGCGCGCCCTCGGCCTCGGCCGGCTGTCGGTCAGCTGA
- the ccmA gene encoding heme ABC exporter ATP-binding protein CcmA, producing MAPAVLLRAAVCVTGRFPALAGVDLVVAQGHVVVLEGPNGAGKTSLLRVCAGLLSLTGGQASILGCDLGRDRAAVRRRVGMLGHAAALYDDLTVAENVRFAVRAAGGTASGTDAALDRLELGGRLRRTPVGRLSAGQRRRVALAVLVARRPELWLLDEPHAGLDAGARAVLGEIVADVAASGATVLLASHEPEESLPLADRVVSLAGGRVVGERALRAMPQGPGAADAPDAGAPAAGAPDGGVRRDVVPGGVHVA from the coding sequence ATGGCCCCCGCAGTCCTCCTCCGTGCCGCCGTCTGCGTGACCGGGCGGTTCCCGGCCCTGGCCGGCGTCGATCTCGTCGTCGCCCAGGGCCACGTGGTCGTGCTCGAAGGGCCCAACGGGGCCGGCAAGACCAGCCTGCTGCGGGTGTGCGCCGGTCTGCTGTCCCTGACCGGGGGGCAGGCCAGCATTCTCGGGTGCGACCTGGGGCGCGACCGCGCCGCCGTCCGGCGCCGGGTCGGCATGCTGGGCCACGCCGCCGCCCTCTACGACGACCTGACGGTGGCCGAGAACGTGCGATTCGCGGTGCGCGCCGCCGGGGGCACCGCCTCGGGGACCGACGCCGCCCTCGACCGGCTCGAGCTGGGAGGGCGCCTGCGGCGCACCCCCGTGGGCCGGCTGTCGGCCGGGCAGCGCCGCCGGGTGGCCCTGGCCGTCCTGGTGGCCCGTCGGCCCGAGCTCTGGCTGCTCGACGAGCCCCACGCCGGGCTCGACGCCGGTGCCCGGGCCGTCCTCGGGGAGATCGTCGCCGACGTGGCGGCGTCGGGGGCCACGGTGCTGCTGGCGTCGCACGAGCCCGAGGAGTCGCTGCCGCTCGCCGACCGGGTGGTCTCGCTGGCCGGGGGGCGCGTGGTGGGGGAACGCGCCCTGCGCGCCATGCCGCAAGGCCCGGGCGCGGCGGACGCGCCGGACGCGGGCGCGCCGGCCGCGGGCGCGCCGGACGGCGGCGTGCGGCGCGACGTGGTGCCCGGAGGTGTCCATGTGGCGTGA
- a CDS encoding heme exporter protein CcmB, which produces MWRDTVLVAGKDLRIELRSRVVLHQVAPVAVLVLVLFAFALGPDRAPMVRAAPGLFWVAVLFASVLAVQRSFAVESAEGARDGLRLSGLDPAGVFLGKAAAVAVQLVVVEVVLTAGVVVLYGAHVRSFGDIVVASVAGTAGLAAAGTLYGALAAGLRVRETLLPFLFLPVAAPVLLAGTRAWQAAMGIGAGSAGDPWLRLLLVFAAVYLALGVVIFGPLQEAP; this is translated from the coding sequence ATGTGGCGTGACACCGTCCTCGTGGCCGGCAAGGACCTCCGCATCGAGCTCCGGTCGCGGGTGGTGCTGCACCAGGTCGCGCCGGTCGCCGTCCTCGTCCTGGTCCTGTTCGCCTTCGCGCTGGGGCCCGACCGGGCGCCGATGGTGCGCGCCGCTCCGGGGCTGTTCTGGGTGGCCGTGCTCTTCGCCAGCGTGCTCGCCGTGCAGCGCAGCTTCGCCGTCGAGTCCGCCGAGGGTGCTCGCGACGGGCTGCGCCTGTCGGGTCTCGACCCGGCCGGGGTCTTCCTCGGCAAGGCGGCCGCGGTGGCGGTACAGCTCGTGGTGGTCGAGGTCGTGCTGACCGCTGGGGTCGTGGTGCTCTACGGCGCCCACGTCCGCTCGTTCGGGGACATCGTGGTGGCGAGCGTCGCCGGCACCGCCGGCCTCGCCGCCGCGGGCACGCTCTACGGCGCCCTCGCCGCCGGGTTGCGCGTCCGCGAGACCCTGCTGCCCTTCCTCTTCCTGCCGGTGGCCGCGCCCGTGCTGCTGGCCGGCACCCGGGCATGGCAGGCGGCCATGGGCATCGGAGCCGGCAGCGCGGGGGACCCCTGGCTCCGGTTGCTGCTCGTGTTCGCCGCTGTCTACCTCGCGCTCGGCGTCGTCATCTTCGGGCCGCTGCAGGAGGCCCCGTGA
- the ccsA gene encoding cytochrome c biogenesis protein CcsA translates to MNAPRPGAARPAVPGWGPAATWVVRGLGLTAAVAVAVTVWLGLWITPPDQTQHDLVRLVYVHPPIAWVSLYLAFGVAAVSSLLWLWPRTRSPFWDRLAASSVEVGAVFTALTLVTGSIWGRPTWGVWWVWDARLTSTALLFVLLLGYLAMRRVPADPDARARRCAAVALVAAADVPIVHFSVNWWRTLHQDATVLNANLSPTIHGSMAWTLLVGFVAFTLLFAWMLAVRYRIEVLSELVQESELDVALHERWAEGAEHVTREPDGVLT, encoded by the coding sequence GTGAACGCACCCCGCCCCGGCGCGGCGCGCCCGGCTGTTCCCGGGTGGGGACCGGCCGCCACGTGGGTCGTGCGCGGCCTCGGCCTGACGGCGGCGGTCGCCGTGGCCGTCACCGTGTGGCTCGGGCTGTGGATCACGCCACCCGACCAGACGCAGCACGACCTGGTCCGCCTCGTCTACGTGCACCCGCCCATCGCGTGGGTGTCGCTCTACCTCGCGTTCGGTGTCGCCGCGGTGTCGAGCCTGCTGTGGCTGTGGCCCCGGACGCGCAGCCCGTTCTGGGACCGCCTGGCGGCGTCCTCCGTGGAGGTGGGGGCCGTCTTCACCGCGCTCACGCTCGTCACCGGCTCGATCTGGGGCCGGCCGACCTGGGGGGTGTGGTGGGTGTGGGACGCGCGCCTCACCTCGACGGCGCTGCTGTTCGTGCTCCTCCTCGGATACCTGGCCATGCGCCGTGTTCCCGCCGACCCGGACGCCCGGGCCCGGCGCTGCGCGGCGGTCGCGCTCGTGGCCGCCGCCGACGTCCCCATCGTGCACTTCTCGGTCAACTGGTGGCGGACGCTGCACCAGGACGCCACCGTGCTCAACGCCAACCTGTCGCCGACCATCCACGGGTCGATGGCGTGGACGCTGCTGGTCGGGTTCGTGGCGTTCACCCTGCTGTTCGCCTGGATGCTGGCCGTGCGCTACCGGATCGAGGTGCTGTCGGAGCTCGTCCAGGAGTCCGAGCTCGACGTGGCGCTGCACGAGCGGTGGGCGGAAGGCGCCGAGCACGTGACGCGCGAGCCCGATGGGGTCCTGACGTGA
- a CDS encoding cytochrome c maturation protein CcmE has translation MSEPFTAASPSGVAGATAVVAGVEAAPGAPGAAPGAAPGGPVRPRRRNTRLWVVGTVLVAAFAFLLVKGLGSSLNYFETVDQAVAHKTALGARTFRLEGVVVPGTVHRDSGGVRFVAAGTRHRVAVVNHGNPPQLFQPNIPVVVVGHFSGSTFVSDQVIVDHSAQYVQQHPDRVRAPNGTTR, from the coding sequence ATGAGCGAGCCGTTCACGGCGGCGTCCCCGTCGGGCGTCGCCGGCGCCACGGCCGTCGTCGCGGGGGTGGAGGCGGCGCCCGGCGCGCCCGGTGCCGCACCGGGTGCCGCGCCCGGCGGGCCGGTACGCCCGCGCCGGAGGAACACCCGCCTGTGGGTCGTCGGCACCGTGCTGGTGGCGGCGTTCGCGTTCCTGCTCGTCAAGGGGCTCGGCAGCTCCCTGAACTATTTCGAGACGGTGGACCAGGCCGTCGCGCACAAGACCGCGCTCGGGGCGCGCACCTTCCGGCTCGAAGGCGTCGTCGTCCCCGGGACGGTGCACCGCGACTCCGGCGGTGTCCGCTTCGTGGCCGCCGGCACCCGGCACCGCGTGGCGGTGGTCAACCACGGCAACCCGCCCCAGCTGTTCCAGCCGAACATCCCGGTCGTGGTCGTCGGCCACTTCTCGGGGAGCACCTTCGTCTCGGACCAGGTGATCGTCGACCACAGCGCCCAGTACGTCCAGCAGCATCCCGACCGAGTCAGGGCGCCGAACGGGACCACTCGGTGA
- a CDS encoding cytochrome c-type biogenesis CcmF C-terminal domain-containing protein: MNAALGHAGVLLSLVASLVGVAVIGYGLARGRADTARAGRMYAGLVLLGAVVGTVAMERALVTHDFSLAFVAANNSRSTPLLYAITGMWSALAGSILLWGLILAGYIAAMVWRFRRQAADPLVAWATLVTFAVAAFFFALMAGPADPFRTVAGPVPANGLGPNVLLQDNPLVAFHPPILYLGFVGFTIPFAFAVASLVTGRVGEGWQLATRRWALFAWGFLTVGIVLGAWWSYQVLGWGGFWAWDPVENASFLPWLCATAYLHSVLVQERRGLLRVWNLSLVIATFSLTILGTFLTRSGVIASVHAFSDSDIGPLLLGFFGAVLATGVGLIAWRGDRLRSPGGIDSAVSREGAFLLNNLLFVGFAFVVLLGTVFPLLYEAFRGQQVTVGAPYFNVMTMPIGLALLFLMAIGPALPWRKTTAGALRDRLTVPAWVGALVIVGCVAGGVRGLAPLTAFGLGAFAAAANARQLVLSSRRAHASGAGAWRGLVGRANGGMVVHLGVVVVAVALAATTSFGHRGEVQLRPGAAATFDGHRIEFVGIVHLRTPARTATEALVLVDGHGPLRPAVSQFGQGTEAVGTPAIRSGFEDDVYLTVDALPVKAGGPVTIGVTIQPLVAWLWGGGALLVVGAALAAVPGRRRRPTDPVSAPVPARAADGGDARPPDTGVPVGARPDGVPPTSTTPPTGAAPSDGHERADEPVPAGSP; this comes from the coding sequence GTGAACGCCGCCCTCGGGCACGCCGGCGTCCTGCTCAGCCTGGTCGCCTCGCTCGTCGGGGTGGCGGTGATCGGTTACGGGCTGGCGCGCGGGCGCGCCGACACGGCGCGCGCCGGTCGCATGTACGCCGGGCTGGTGCTGTTGGGCGCGGTCGTCGGGACCGTGGCGATGGAACGCGCGCTCGTGACCCACGACTTCTCGCTCGCCTTCGTGGCCGCCAACAACAGCCGGTCGACGCCGCTGCTCTACGCCATCACCGGGATGTGGTCGGCGCTCGCCGGGTCGATCCTGCTGTGGGGGCTCATCCTCGCCGGCTACATCGCGGCGATGGTGTGGCGCTTCCGCCGGCAGGCGGCCGACCCGCTCGTCGCCTGGGCGACCCTGGTCACCTTCGCCGTGGCCGCCTTCTTCTTCGCCCTGATGGCAGGGCCGGCCGACCCGTTCCGTACGGTCGCCGGGCCCGTTCCCGCCAACGGGCTCGGGCCGAACGTGCTGTTGCAGGACAACCCGCTCGTGGCCTTCCACCCGCCGATCCTCTACCTCGGGTTCGTCGGGTTCACGATCCCGTTCGCCTTCGCGGTGGCGTCGCTCGTCACCGGGAGGGTGGGTGAGGGCTGGCAGCTCGCCACCCGGCGGTGGGCGTTGTTCGCGTGGGGATTCCTGACGGTGGGGATCGTCCTCGGCGCGTGGTGGTCGTACCAGGTCCTCGGGTGGGGCGGCTTCTGGGCGTGGGACCCGGTCGAGAACGCCTCGTTCCTCCCGTGGCTGTGCGCCACCGCCTACCTGCACTCGGTGCTCGTGCAGGAGCGCCGTGGCCTGTTGCGGGTGTGGAACCTGTCGCTCGTGATCGCGACCTTCAGCCTCACCATCCTGGGCACCTTCCTCACGAGGTCCGGGGTCATCGCGTCCGTGCACGCCTTCTCGGACTCCGACATCGGGCCGCTGCTGCTCGGGTTCTTCGGTGCCGTCCTCGCCACGGGCGTGGGCCTCATCGCCTGGCGCGGCGACCGCTTGCGGTCGCCCGGCGGGATCGACTCGGCGGTGAGCCGCGAAGGCGCGTTCCTGCTCAACAACCTCCTGTTCGTGGGCTTCGCCTTCGTGGTGCTGCTCGGGACGGTCTTCCCATTGCTCTACGAGGCGTTCCGCGGCCAGCAGGTCACCGTCGGGGCGCCGTACTTCAACGTCATGACCATGCCCATCGGCCTGGCATTGCTGTTCCTGATGGCGATCGGGCCGGCGCTGCCGTGGCGCAAGACGACCGCCGGCGCCCTGCGCGACCGGCTGACCGTCCCCGCCTGGGTCGGGGCGCTCGTCATCGTGGGCTGCGTGGCCGGTGGCGTGCGCGGGCTCGCACCGCTCACCGCCTTCGGCCTGGGCGCCTTCGCCGCCGCCGCCAACGCCCGCCAGCTCGTCCTGTCGTCGCGCCGGGCGCACGCGAGCGGCGCCGGCGCGTGGCGCGGTCTGGTGGGGCGCGCCAACGGGGGCATGGTGGTGCACCTCGGTGTCGTCGTGGTGGCGGTGGCGTTGGCGGCGACAACGTCGTTCGGCCACCGTGGGGAGGTCCAGCTGCGCCCGGGCGCGGCGGCCACCTTCGACGGCCACCGCATCGAGTTCGTGGGCATCGTCCACCTCCGTACGCCGGCGCGCACCGCCACCGAAGCCCTCGTGCTGGTGGACGGGCACGGCCCGCTGCGCCCGGCGGTGAGCCAGTTCGGCCAGGGCACGGAGGCCGTGGGCACGCCCGCCATCAGGTCGGGTTTCGAAGACGACGTCTACCTCACCGTCGACGCCCTGCCGGTGAAGGCGGGGGGGCCCGTGACCATCGGCGTCACCATCCAGCCCCTGGTGGCCTGGCTGTGGGGTGGCGGTGCGCTGCTCGTGGTCGGGGCGGCACTGGCCGCCGTGCCCGGCAGGAGGCGCCGTCCCACCGATCCGGTCTCGGCGCCGGTGCCGGCGCGCGCCGCCGACGGCGGTGACGCCCGGCCTCCGGACACGGGGGTGCCGGTCGGCGCCCGACCCGACGGGGTTCCCCCCACCTCGACGACGCCACCGACCGGGGCGGCGCCATCCGACGGCCACGAGCGCGCCGACGAGCCCGTGCCGGCCGGTTCGCCGTGA